In Chelmon rostratus isolate fCheRos1 chromosome 9, fCheRos1.pri, whole genome shotgun sequence, the following proteins share a genomic window:
- the atp11c gene encoding phospholipid-transporting ATPase 11C isoform X3, translating to MLRRRLNRLLGGDERRVDSRTIYVGHRPCSATEAFIPPKFCDNRIVSSKYTVWNFLPKNLFEQFRRIANFYFLIIFLVQVIVDTPTSPVTSGLPLFFVITVTAIKQGYEDWLRHKADNEVNKYPVTVLEDGRRIRKESEKIKVGDVVEVEEDETFPCDLILLQSSRDDDTCFVTTASLDGESNHKTHYTVPDTEKDLESLIATIECEQPQPDLYKFVGRMHIDKNNQEPVVRSLGPENLLLKGATLKNTQKICGVAVYTGMETKMALNYQGKSQKRSAVEKSINAFLLVYLCILVSKALVCTTLKYVWQSKPGQDEPWYNEKTQREKDTNLYLKMFTDFLSFMVLFNFIIPVSMYVTVEMQKFLGSFFITWDKDFFDPEIKEGALVNTSDLNEELGQVEYVFTDKTGTLTQNNMEFIECCIDGFQYKYRDASSELDGFCVTDGPVSKLQQKAGKEREELFLRALCLCHTVQVKESTEQGQGQGDGLVDQVDGLGVDGEVVCPPQEQRGFIASSPDEVALVKGAMKYGFTFLGLESKTMKILNRNNDIELYELLHVLNFDPVRRRMSVIVRSKSGDTLLFCKGADSSIFSRVRQEEVERIRMHVERNATEGYRTLCVAYKILSAEEYAQADAGLREARLALQDREEKLMTVYNQVETGMSLIGATAVEDRLQEEAAETMEALQGAGIKVWVLTGDKMETAKSTCYACRLFQRNTELLELTVRTLEDEGKRREERLHELLLEYHKKAVQDAPPVKAGVTRSWSSAGQDYGFIIDGATLSMVLNSSSESNSSRYKNLFLQICQNCTSVLCCRMAPLQKAQIVKMVKNSKGSPITLSIGDGANDVSMILEAHVGIGIKGKEGRQAVRNSDYAIPKLKHLKKLLLAHGHLYYVRIAHLVQYFFYKNLCFILPQFLYQFFCGYSQQPLYDAAYLTMYNICFTSMPILAYSLLEQHICMEVLLDNATFYRDIAKNAMLRWGPFLYWTLLGVFHGLLFFFGVRYLFSNPALQDNGQVFGNWSYGTIVFTVLVFTVTLKLALDTRHWTWINHFVIWGSLAFYVFFSFFWGGIIWPFLRQQRLYFVFANMLSSVSAWLVIILLILLSLLPEILLVVFRKPRGPHARQLSEDGLLQTSRLQLSHHYPTST from the exons CTTGGCGGTGATGAGAGAAGAGTAGACAGTAGGACTATCTATGTTGGTCATCGGCCGTGTTCCGCCACTGAGGCTTTCATACCACCCAAGTTCTGTGATAACAGGATCGTGTCCTCCAAG TATACAGTTTGGAACTTTCTACCAAAGAACCTGTTTGAGCAGTTTAGAAGAATTGCCAATTTCTACTTCCTTATCATCTTCCTGGTGCAG GTGATAGTGGACACCCCCACCAGCCCAGTCACCAGTGGCCTACCCTTATTTTTTGTGATCACAGTAACTGCAATCAAGCAG GGCTATGAGGACTGGCTACGACACAAGGCTGACAATGAGGTGAATAAGTACCCAGTGACAGTGCTAGAGGACGGCCGGAGGATACGGAAGGAGAGTGAGAAGATCAAG GTTGGAGATgttgtggaggtggaggaagatgagacCTTTCCCTGTGATTTAATACTCCTGCAGTCTAGCCGAGATGATGACACATGCTTTGTTACCACAGCAAGTCTGGATGGAGAGTCCAACCATAAA ACACACTACACAGTGCCAGACACAGAGAAGGATCTGGAATCTCTCATCGCCACCATTGAGTGTGAACAGCCACAGCCTGACCTTTACAA GTTTGTGGGCCGTATGCAcattgacaaaaacaatcaGGAGCCCGTTGTAAG GTCTTTGGGCCCGGAAAACCTTCTGCTGAAAGGGGCAACCTTAAAGAACACTCAGAAAATCTGTG GTGTTGCAGTTTACACTGGCATGGAGACAAAGATGGCGCTCAACTACCAGGGCAAGTCTCAGAAACGCTCTGCTGTGGAGAA GTCTATCAATGCCTTCCTTCTGGTTTACCTTTGCATACTGGTGAGCAAGGCCCTTGTGTGCACCACTCTAAAGTATGTGTGGCAGAGCAAGCCTGGGCAGGATGAGCCTTGGTACAATGAGAAAAcccagagagagaaggacaCCAACCTG tACTTAAAGATGTTCACCGACTTCCTGTCCTTCATGGTGCTCTTCAACTTCATCATTCCGGTTTCCATGTATGTGACGGTCGAGATGCAGAAGTTTTTAGGATCCTTTTTCATCACGTGGGACAAGGACTTCTTTGACCCTGAAATCAAGGAGGGGGCACTAGTCAACACTTCAGACCTCAATGAGGAACTGGGACAG GTGGAGTACGTCTTCACAGACAAGACAGGCACCCTAACTCAGAATAACATGGAGTTCATAGAGTGCTGCATCGACGGTTTCCAGTACAAGTACCGGGACGCAAGCTCGGAGTTGGACGGATTTTGTGTCACAGATGGACCTGTGAGCAAACTACAGCAGAAAGCTGGCAAG GAGAGGGAGGAGCTGTTTCTGCGTGCCCTGTGTCTGTGCCACACAGTCCAGGTGAAGGAGTCTACAGAGCAGGGTCAAGGCCAAGGGGACGGACTGGTTGACCAGGTGGATGGCTTAGGGGTGGATGGAGAGGTGGTCTGCCCTCCGCAGGAGCAGAGGGGCTTTATAGCCTCTTCACCCGATGAGGTTGCTCTGGTCAAGGGTGCCATGAA GTATGGCTTTACATTTCTGGGTCTCGAAAGTAAAACCATGAAAATTCTCAACAGGAACAATGACATTGAATT GTATGAACTGCTTCACGTGCTGAACTTTGACCCAGTGAGAAGGCGAATGAGTGTAATAGTCAGATCAAAATCAG GTGATACACTGCTCTTCTGTAAGGGAGCAGACTCGTCTATCTTCTCACGCGTCAGACAGGAGGAGGTCGAAAGGATACGCATGCATGTAGAGCGTAATGCGACG GAGGGCTACCGGACGCTGTGTGTGGCCTACAAAATTCTCAGTGCGGAGGAGTACGCCCAGGCAGATGCAGGATTGAGGGAAGCTAGACTGgctctgcaggacagagaggagaagctcATGACTGTTTACAACCAAGTGGAGACCGGCATGAGTCTAATAGGAGCCACTGCTGTGGAAGATCG GCTTcaagaggaggcagcagagaccATGGAGGCTCTGCAGGGTGCAGGCATTAAAGTTTGGGTCCTAACGGGGGACAAGATGGAGACGGCAAAGTCCACCTGTTATGCTTGTAGGCTGTTCCAGAGAAATACGGAGCTGTTGGAGCTGACAGTGCGTACTCTGGAGGATGAAGGGAAGAGGCGTGAGGAACGACTGCACGAGCTGTTGCTTGAGTACCACAAGAAAGCTGTACAGGATGCACCACCAGTTAAAGCAGGTGTCACCAG GAGCTGGTCTTCGGCGGGCCAGGACTACGGCTTTATCATAGATGGAGCCACTCTGTCGATGGTGCTCAACTCCTCCTCTGAATCCAACTCGAGTCGCTACAAGAACCTGTTCCTGCAGATTTGTCAAAACTGCACGTCTGTGCTCTGCTGCCGCATGGCTCCTCTCCAGAAGGCACAG ATAGTTAAAATGGTGAAGAACTCTAAAGGCAGCCCCATCACCCTTTCCATTGGAGATGGTGCCAATGACGTCAGCATGATTTTGGAAGCTCATGTTGGCATTG GTATTAAGGGTAAAGAGGGTCGGCAGGCAGTGAGGAACAGTGATTATGCCATCCCCAAACTCAAGCACCTCAAGAAACTTTTGTTGGCTCATGGGCATCTCTACTATGTTCGCATTGCACACCTGGTGCAATATTTCTTTTACAAG AACCTTTGCTTCATCTTACCTCAGTTTTTGTACCAGTTCTTCTGTGGCTACTCCCAGCAA CCCCTGTATGACGCGGCCTATCTGACGATGTACAACATCTGCTTCACCTCTATGCCCATCCTGGCTTACAGCCTCTTGGAGCAGCACATCTGCATGGAGGTTCTGCTGGACAACGCTACCTTCTACAG AGATATTGCTAAGAATGCCATGTTACGATGGGGACCATTCCTCTACTGGACTTTACTTGGAGTCTTCCATggcttgctcttcttctttggtgtTCGATATTTGTTCAGTAACCCAGCACTGCAGGATAACGGCCAG GTTTTTGGGAACTGGTCGTACGGAACAATTGTGTTCACTGTCCTCGTCTTCACTGTCACTCTAAAG CTCGCTCTGGACACACGACACTGGACATGGATCAACCACTTCGTAATCTGGGGCTCCCTGGCTTTCTACGtgtttttcagcttcttctgGGGAGGAATAATATG GCCTTTCCTGAGGCAGCAACgtttgtactttgtgtttgccAACATGCTGAGCTCGGTGTCAGCCTGGCTGGTCATCATCCTGCTCATCCTGCTCAGCCTACTGCCAGAGATCCTGCTCGTGGTGTTCCGCAAACCCCGCGGGCCTCACGCTCGACAG CTGTCAGAGGACGGCCTGCTACAAACATCCAG ACTGCAGCTGTCACACCACTATCCTACAAGCACCTGA